AGTCACGGTATCCCGCGTTTGATTAACTTGATTTGCGATAAAGCGCTGCAATTGAGTTTTTACCAAAGTACGCTGCTGGTGTCCAAAACCAATGTGCATAAAGCGTGTGAAGAGGTGATGCAGTTTCAGGCGCAAATCTATCAGCAGCCTCAAACAGGCCGCTCCACTACAAGGTTGGCAAAAAGTGCCGTGGCGCTGAGCATCATCGCGCTGCTGGCAAGCGGTGGTTACTGGTACACCACGCAGCTAAGCACAAATCAAGCCGCAGTGGCTAGCGATGTTGAACCCGATGCGCCAAGCAGCGCTCTCGTGATTGCACCAGCACCGTCAGAGAATATCGTCGACTTGCTGATGGCTCGGCAAGATCCACAGCAGGCGCTGAGTGAGCTGTATCAAGTGTGGGGATATCAGGCGAGTGAGCAAGACAGCTTATGTCTTAATGCGCCACTGTCGGTATTTCGTTGTGCTCGCTTGCAGAGTAATTGGCAGGAGATAGTACAGGCTAACCGTCCAGTGGTGTTAACGCTACAGCAGCAGAATCAGCGTGGGTATGTGGTGCTTTGGCGCGTGCAGCATGAGTGGGCGGAGGTGCTCAATGGCGATGCGCGCCTGCGAGTACCCGTCGGCGAACTGCTCGCTTTGTGGCGCGGAGAAACGATGGCTATTTGGCGTGCGCCGCTGCGTGACACCTTAAAGCTCAACATGAGCGGCGAAGCGATTACGCTATTAGACCAGCTACTGGCGAAAGCGCTCAATGATGATCCGCTAGGCGGTGAGCACTTTGATAGCGCGCTACAACGCCGTGTGGAATGGTTCCAACAATGGCAGGGGATAAATGTCGATGGGATCGCCGGGCCGAACACTTTGTCGCGTTTGCAGCAGTTGGTTCAATTGAGCGCGCCGAGTTTGCAGCAAGGGGCTGAGCTAGACGAGCAAGAGAAGCTGGCGCAACGCTTGAGTTATCCGCCGTTCGGTTATCTATCACCGTTACCCAGAACTTTTCCGCAGGCGTCTCTGGTAGAAGCCAAACCTGCGCCTATACTGCTCGCGCAAAATGCCTCTTCACCTGAGCT
This Vibrio navarrensis DNA region includes the following protein-coding sequences:
- a CDS encoding AAA family ATPase; translated protein: MYKDFFGFSELPFSIVPNSRYLYLSQRHREAITHLQAGLGDGGGFAMLTGEVGTGKTTVAKSMLANLGDNKCAALLLNPTFSSLELLEAICDEFNLSYPQQASLKQLHQIIHQFLLRNHQIGRQTLLVIDEAQHLAADVLEQLRLLTNLETESSKLLKVLLVGQPELQKLLQTTQLRQLAQRITGRYHLLPLDERETADYIAFRLHTAGGDKQLFDRSSTKLIAKYSHGIPRLINLICDKALQLSFYQSTLLVSKTNVHKACEEVMQFQAQIYQQPQTGRSTTRLAKSAVALSIIALLASGGYWYTTQLSTNQAAVASDVEPDAPSSALVIAPAPSENIVDLLMARQDPQQALSELYQVWGYQASEQDSLCLNAPLSVFRCARLQSNWQEIVQANRPVVLTLQQQNQRGYVVLWRVQHEWAEVLNGDARLRVPVGELLALWRGETMAIWRAPLRDTLKLNMSGEAITLLDQLLAKALNDDPLGGEHFDSALQRRVEWFQQWQGINVDGIAGPNTLSRLQQLVQLSAPSLQQGAELDEQEKLAQRLSYPPFGYLSPLPRTFPQASLVEAKPAPILLAQNASSPELPNADKAQDLLDNLDLSGFSPELAMKVESALASPSPEPSQTKQGEVHSLEMEAARWRGRLPALDLQSHIYSNDSQRRWLKINGAEYRQGDWIEQQVKLVEILPQSIVVEFDGEKIAIPALYEWKG